One part of the Salvelinus fontinalis isolate EN_2023a chromosome 4, ASM2944872v1, whole genome shotgun sequence genome encodes these proteins:
- the zbtb34 gene encoding zinc finger and BTB domain-containing protein 34 produces MDNGSAYIEFDVPEFSNTVLNQLNDLRLQGKLCDIIVHIQGQPFRAHKAVLAASSPYFRDHSALGTMSGLSISVIKNPEVFEQLLAFCYTGRMSLQLKDVISFLTAASFLQMQAVIDKCTQILEGIHSKISSATSPDEGSQASRNGVKDSSLFINPTQISPPYYSRLSIEARSELAAGKGHGRARHQEEGQSDRRSSDGVSEQEAATEGETEQVELIGKDGQVTDVHVKLEKTDRPSYSDSSSAGDDGYHTELVDGEQVLAVSVGSYGPVIQAAGYTYSGLSSPCFVSLSSSSPSRSMLSGFRGGRARAKRPPVAVPAEVLSQIKPGNAEDSSEAVLGQAGFENDVQERSLRSQWYPYNERLLCIYCGKSFNQKGSLDRHMRLHMGITPFVCKFCGKKYTRKDQLEYHIRGHTDNKPFHCQICGKCFPFQGTLNQHLRKKHLGATEGTNHMDSPERTEGSSGQKDPEDASEGMAFETQYAEEAPATDMEESSKCSPEEAQVSRCDF; encoded by the coding sequence ATGGATAACGGCAGCGCCTACATAGAGTTTGACGTGCCAGAGTTCAGCAACACCGTCCTCAACCAGCTCAACGACTTGCGTCTGCAGGGGAAGCTATGTGACATTATCGTTCACATCCAGGGCCAGCCGTTCCGGGCCCACAAGGCCGTGCTGGCGGCCAGCTCGCCGTACTTCCGCGACCACTCAGCCCTGGGAACCATGAGCGGCCTGTCCATCTCCGTCATCAAGAACCCTGAGGTGTTTGAGCAGCTGCTGGCCTTCTGCTACACTGGCCGCATGTCCCTGCAGCTCAAAGATGTCATCAGCTTCCTCACAGCAGCCAGCTTCCTGCAGATGCAGGCCGTCATCGACAAGTGCACCCAGATCCTGGAGGGAATCCACTCCAAGATCAGCAGCGCCACCAGCCCAGACGAGGGCTCCCAGGCCAGCCGCAACGGTGTTAAAGACAGCAGCCTCTTCATCAACCCCACACAGATCTCTCCCCCGTACTACTCCAGACTCAGCATAGAGGCCCGCTCTGAGCTAGCAGCAGGGAAAGGCCATGGCAGGGCGCGGCACCAGGAGGAGGGCCAGTCAGACCGCCGCAGCAGTGACGGTGTGTCAGAGCAGGAGGCAGCCACGGAGGGAGAGACTGAGCAGGTGGAGCTGATTGGGAAGGACGGCCAGGTGACAGACGTGCATGTGAAGCTGGAAAAGACGGACCGGCCCAGCTACTCCGACAGCTCCTCGGCAGGCGACGATGGCTACCACACAGAGCTGGTGGATGGAGAGCAGGTGCTGGCTGTCAGTGTGGGCTCCTATGGTCCTGTCATCCAGGCAGCTGGCTACACTTACTCAGGCCTGTCATCTCCCTGCTTCGTGAGCCTTAGCAGCTCCAGCCCTTCCCGCTCCATGCTCAGTGGCTTCAGGGGCGGCCGGGCCAGAGCCAAGCGCCCCCCTGTAGCCGTCCCAGCAGAGGTCCTGAGTCAGATCAAACCAGGAAACGCAGAGGACAGCAGCGAAGCAGTGTTGGGTCAAGCAGGCTTTGAGAACGACGTCCAGGAACGGAGCCTGCGCAGCCAGTGGTATCCCTACAATGAGAGGCTCCTCTGCATCTACTGCGGCAAGTCCTTCAATCAGAAGGGCAGCCTGGACCGCCACATGCGCCTGCACATGGGAATCACACCCTTCGTCTGCAAGTTCTGCGGCAAGAAGTACACTCGCAAGGACCAGCTGGAGTACCACATCCGCGGCCACACGGACAACAAGCCCTTCCACTGTCAGATCTGTGGCAAGTGCTTCCCTTTCCAGGGAACCCTCAACCAACACTTGAGGAAGAAGCACTTGGGGGCCACAGAGGGCACCAATCACATGGACTCTCCAGAGAGGACGGAGGGGAGCTCTGGTCAGAAAGACCCAGAGGATGCCTCTGAGGGGATGGCCTTTGAGACGCAGTATGCTGAGGAGGCTCCGGCCACCGACATGGAGGAGAGCTCAAAGTGTAGCCCTGAGGAAGCCCAGGTGTCCAGGTGTGATTTTTAG